From a region of the Rhodococcus sp. 4CII genome:
- a CDS encoding PhzF family phenazine biosynthesis protein, translated as MKLDIHQIDAFAAGPFEGNPAAIMPLTDWLDDSVLQQLAEENNLSETAFYTARLPDDIPSHDREHPAYHLRWFTPAVEVDLCGHATLAAAAQIFEDVHPDADRIQFWTRSGWLHVDRGPDATLVMDFPAEPPVPTAADPRVVAALRIPVRECLMATDLVFVAESEDDIASMTPDFAVISPLDVRGIVVTAASESDGVDFVSRWFGAAAGVREDPVTGSAHSQIAPYWADILGRNGLVGRQLSARGGIVHCEVRGDRVHLSGTYRRYLRGIVEF; from the coding sequence ATGAAGCTCGACATCCATCAGATCGACGCATTCGCCGCCGGACCCTTCGAGGGGAATCCGGCGGCGATCATGCCGCTGACCGACTGGCTGGACGATTCGGTTCTCCAGCAACTCGCCGAAGAGAACAATCTGTCCGAGACGGCGTTCTACACCGCCCGGCTACCCGACGACATCCCGTCCCACGACCGCGAACACCCGGCCTATCACCTGCGGTGGTTCACGCCCGCGGTCGAGGTGGACCTGTGCGGCCACGCGACGCTTGCCGCGGCCGCTCAGATCTTCGAGGACGTGCACCCGGACGCCGACCGCATCCAGTTCTGGACGCGCAGCGGGTGGCTGCACGTCGACCGAGGCCCGGACGCGACACTGGTGATGGATTTTCCGGCCGAGCCTCCGGTGCCGACCGCGGCCGATCCCCGGGTGGTCGCGGCACTCCGCATTCCGGTCCGGGAGTGTCTGATGGCCACCGACCTCGTGTTCGTCGCGGAATCCGAAGACGATATCGCGTCGATGACCCCCGACTTCGCCGTCATCAGCCCGCTCGACGTGCGCGGCATCGTCGTCACCGCGGCGTCGGAGTCGGACGGCGTCGACTTCGTGTCACGATGGTTCGGCGCCGCGGCCGGGGTTCGGGAAGACCCGGTGACGGGGTCCGCGCACTCGCAGATCGCGCCGTACTGGGCTGACATCCTGGGACGGAACGGCCTTGTCGGACGCCAACTGTCGGCGCGGGGCGGAATCGTGCACTGCGAGGTGCGCGGCGACCGCGTCCACCTGTCCGGGACGTACCGGCGGTACCTCAGGGGAATCGTCGAGTTCTAG
- a CDS encoding iron-containing alcohol dehydrogenase, whose protein sequence is MTAHLSLPRFARIGAGAVDEIGSIVDQLGLQRPILVTDSYLTGTGAADRIMTLLRSAGKEPALFSGTVPDPTTDSLQEGLRIVAEHRADSVIGFGGGSPMDTAKALAVLSANGGEMRSYKAPHVYTGKALPIIAIPTTAGSGSEATQFTVISDSASDEKMLCPGLSFLPIAAIVDFELTMSMPPRLTADTGIDALTHAIEAYVSRKAQPFTDGLALAAIHTIGTHIGTAYADGEDRTAREAMMVASFQAGMAFSNSSVALVHGMSRPIGAHFHVAHGLSNAMLLPAITAFSVQGAESRYADCARAFGAAPESAGDSVAAQFLVETLSSLCHDLKVPTPLAYGIDRDAWDGLIPLMAEQALASGSPGNNPVVPTAGQIETLYSEVFS, encoded by the coding sequence ATGACCGCACACCTCTCACTTCCCCGTTTCGCCCGGATCGGGGCCGGCGCAGTCGACGAGATCGGCTCGATTGTCGACCAATTGGGTCTGCAGAGGCCGATTCTCGTCACCGACTCCTACCTGACCGGCACCGGCGCGGCCGACCGGATCATGACCCTCCTCAGGTCGGCAGGCAAGGAGCCGGCCCTGTTCTCCGGCACCGTGCCCGACCCCACCACCGATTCTCTCCAGGAAGGGCTGCGGATCGTCGCCGAGCACAGGGCGGATTCGGTGATCGGGTTCGGCGGCGGCAGTCCGATGGACACCGCGAAGGCACTGGCCGTGCTGTCCGCGAACGGCGGCGAGATGCGGTCGTACAAGGCACCCCACGTGTACACCGGGAAGGCGCTGCCGATCATCGCGATACCGACCACCGCCGGAAGCGGCTCCGAAGCGACGCAATTCACGGTCATCAGCGACAGCGCGTCCGACGAGAAGATGCTGTGTCCCGGGCTCTCTTTCCTGCCGATCGCCGCGATCGTGGATTTCGAACTCACGATGTCGATGCCGCCGCGGCTCACCGCCGACACCGGAATCGATGCGCTCACCCACGCCATCGAGGCGTACGTCAGCAGGAAGGCGCAGCCGTTCACCGACGGACTCGCCCTCGCCGCGATCCACACCATCGGTACGCACATCGGCACGGCCTACGCGGACGGTGAAGACCGCACCGCACGGGAAGCGATGATGGTCGCGTCCTTCCAGGCCGGCATGGCGTTCTCCAACTCGAGCGTGGCCCTGGTACACGGAATGAGCAGGCCGATCGGGGCGCATTTCCATGTGGCACACGGACTGTCGAATGCCATGCTGCTTCCCGCGATCACGGCGTTCTCCGTGCAGGGAGCGGAGAGCCGTTACGCCGACTGCGCGCGGGCGTTCGGCGCCGCACCGGAATCGGCCGGCGATTCCGTTGCCGCGCAGTTCCTCGTCGAGACTCTCAGCTCGCTGTGCCACGACCTGAAGGTTCCTACGCCGCTGGCATACGGCATCGACCGCGACGCCTGGGACGGTCTCATCCCGCTGATGGCGGAGCAGGCGCTGGCGTCCGGATCGCCCGGCAACAATCCGGTCGTGCCCACCGCCGGCCAGATCGAGACGCTGTATTCGGAGGTGTTCAGCTAG
- the hsaD gene encoding 4,5:9,10-diseco-3-hydroxy-5,9,17-trioxoandrosta-1(10),2-diene-4-oate hydrolase codes for MTTTEEALTFESTSKFAQVRPDLKLHYHEAGVGNDTTIVLLHGGGPGASSWSNFARNIPVLAEKFHVLAVDQPGYGLSDKPTEHPQYFVHSASALKDLLDTLGVTGRVHLLGNSLGGGAAVRFALDYPDRAGRLVLMGPGGLSVNLFAPDPTEGVKNLGKFGYQPTRENLEAFLRIMVFDQKLITDELIDERFAAASTPESLAAAKAMGKSFSSADFELGMLWRDAYKLRQRVLLIWGREDRVNPLDGALVALKMIPRAQLHVFGGCGHWAQLEKFDEFNRLATDFLLDGGK; via the coding sequence GTGACGACTACCGAAGAAGCCCTCACGTTCGAGTCGACCTCGAAGTTCGCCCAGGTCCGGCCCGACCTGAAGTTGCACTACCACGAGGCCGGCGTCGGCAACGACACCACGATCGTGCTGCTGCACGGTGGCGGGCCGGGTGCGTCGTCGTGGTCGAACTTCGCCAGGAACATCCCGGTTCTCGCCGAGAAGTTCCACGTGCTCGCCGTCGATCAGCCGGGGTACGGGTTGTCGGACAAGCCGACCGAGCATCCGCAGTACTTCGTGCACAGTGCGTCCGCGCTGAAGGATCTGCTCGATACCCTAGGTGTCACCGGACGCGTCCATCTCCTGGGAAATTCTCTCGGTGGCGGTGCCGCCGTGCGTTTCGCGCTCGACTACCCGGACCGCGCCGGCCGGCTGGTGCTCATGGGCCCGGGCGGGCTGAGCGTCAACCTGTTCGCGCCCGATCCGACGGAGGGCGTCAAGAACCTCGGCAAGTTCGGCTACCAGCCCACCCGGGAGAACCTCGAGGCGTTCCTGCGCATCATGGTGTTCGACCAGAAGCTGATCACCGATGAACTGATCGACGAACGCTTCGCCGCCGCAAGCACTCCCGAGTCGCTTGCCGCCGCCAAGGCGATGGGAAAGTCGTTCTCGTCGGCCGATTTCGAGCTCGGCATGTTGTGGCGCGACGCGTACAAGCTGCGGCAGCGGGTGCTGCTGATCTGGGGTCGCGAAGACCGGGTCAACCCGCTGGACGGGGCACTGGTGGCGTTGAAGATGATCCCGCGGGCGCAGTTGCATGTCTTCGGTGGGTGCGGGCACTGGGCGCAGCTGGAGAAGTTCGACGAGTTCAACCGCCTGGCAACCGATTTCCTCCTGGACGGGGGCAAGTGA
- a CDS encoding DUF3830 family protein → MARYITITLDKRGVTCRARLLDEDAPLTCDAVWNVLPQSGDAYHAKYARNEVYTLIPRITAAPRRENPTVTPIPGDVCLFDFEPWEIGNSAYGYEPGSEAHAAQGATDLAIFYGRNNLLLNGDVGWVPGNVFAAIEEGLPELAAACNDLWMRGVEGETMSFARA, encoded by the coding sequence ATGGCTCGCTACATCACCATTACCCTGGACAAGCGCGGCGTGACGTGCCGTGCCCGGCTTCTCGACGAGGACGCACCGCTCACGTGCGATGCGGTGTGGAACGTGCTCCCGCAGAGCGGCGACGCGTATCACGCCAAGTACGCGCGCAACGAGGTGTACACGCTGATCCCACGGATCACGGCGGCGCCGCGACGGGAAAATCCTACCGTCACACCGATTCCCGGCGACGTCTGCCTGTTCGACTTCGAGCCCTGGGAGATCGGCAACTCCGCCTACGGGTACGAACCGGGCTCCGAGGCACACGCCGCGCAGGGCGCCACCGACCTCGCGATCTTCTACGGCCGCAACAATCTCCTGCTCAACGGCGACGTCGGCTGGGTGCCGGGCAACGTGTTCGCCGCCATCGAGGAGGGGTTGCCGGAACTGGCGGCCGCCTGCAACGACCTGTGGATGCGCGGTGTCGAGGGGGAGACGATGAGCTTCGCGCGGGCCTGA
- the hsaA gene encoding 3-hydroxy-9,10-secoandrosta-1,3,5(10)-triene-9,17-dione monooxygenase oxygenase subunit gives MGDHDSHEVMQRLDALLPTLRERAQETEDLRRIPDDSMKALQETGFFRLLQPEQWGGYQADPVLFYSAVRKIASACGSTGWVSSIIGVHNWHLALFSQQAQEDVWGNDTDVRISSSYAPMGAGQVVEGGYQVNGAWAWSSGCDHATWAVLGGPVIKDGRPVDFVSFLIPREDYRIDDVWNVVGLRGTGSNTVVVEDVFVPTHRVLSFKAMSTLTAPGLERNTAPVYKMPWGTIHPTTISAPIVGMAYGAYGAHVEHQGKRVRAAFAGEKAKDDPFAKVRIAEASSDIDAAWRQLSGNVADEYALLVAGEEVPFELRLRARRDQVRATGRAISSIDKLFESSGATALANGTPLQRFWRDAHAGRVHAANDPERAYVMYGTGEFGLPITDTMV, from the coding sequence GTGGGTGACCATGACAGTCACGAGGTGATGCAGCGGCTCGACGCACTACTGCCGACGCTGCGAGAGCGTGCGCAGGAGACCGAGGATCTCCGTCGTATCCCCGACGATTCCATGAAGGCACTTCAGGAGACCGGGTTCTTCCGGTTGCTCCAGCCCGAACAGTGGGGTGGTTACCAGGCGGATCCGGTGCTCTTCTACTCCGCCGTGCGGAAGATCGCGAGCGCCTGCGGTTCCACGGGGTGGGTCTCGTCGATCATCGGTGTCCACAACTGGCATCTCGCCCTCTTCTCGCAGCAGGCGCAGGAAGACGTGTGGGGCAACGACACCGACGTCCGGATCTCGTCGTCGTACGCGCCGATGGGCGCAGGCCAGGTCGTCGAGGGTGGATACCAGGTGAACGGCGCCTGGGCCTGGTCCTCCGGCTGCGACCATGCCACCTGGGCGGTCCTCGGCGGACCCGTCATCAAGGACGGCCGCCCCGTCGACTTCGTCAGCTTCCTGATCCCCCGCGAGGACTACCGGATCGACGACGTGTGGAACGTCGTAGGGCTCCGCGGAACCGGCAGTAACACAGTGGTGGTCGAGGATGTGTTCGTCCCGACGCACCGCGTCCTCAGCTTCAAGGCGATGAGCACCCTCACCGCTCCCGGGCTCGAGCGCAACACCGCGCCCGTCTACAAGATGCCCTGGGGGACAATTCATCCCACCACCATCTCTGCGCCGATCGTCGGGATGGCCTACGGCGCCTACGGCGCGCACGTCGAACATCAGGGCAAGCGCGTGCGCGCGGCGTTCGCCGGTGAGAAGGCGAAGGACGACCCGTTCGCGAAGGTCCGCATCGCCGAGGCGTCGAGCGACATCGACGCCGCATGGCGTCAGCTGTCCGGCAACGTCGCCGACGAATACGCGCTGCTCGTCGCCGGGGAGGAAGTGCCGTTCGAACTGCGGCTCCGCGCCCGCCGCGACCAGGTGCGCGCCACCGGCCGGGCCATCTCGTCGATCGACAAACTGTTCGAGAGCTCGGGAGCCACCGCGCTGGCCAACGGTACGCCGCTGCAACGGTTCTGGCGAGATGCGCACGCCGGACGCGTCCACGCAGCCAACGATCCCGAGCGCGCCTACGTCATGTACGGCACCGGCGAATTCGGTCTGCCCATCACGGACACGATGGTCTAG
- the hsaC gene encoding iron-dependent extradiol dioxygenase HsaC, with the protein MSIRSLAYMRIEATDIAAWREYGLKVLGMVEGKGTDPDALYLRMDDFPARLVVFPGEADRLSVSGWETANAAELQEVRDNLSAAGVAFKEGTAEQLQDRRVDELITFEDPSGNTLEAFHGAALEHRRVVSPYGHKFVTGEQGLGHAVLSTTDDEASLRFYRDVLGFRLRDSMRLPPQMVGRPADGKPAWLRFFGCNPRHHSLAFLPMPTPSGIVHLMIEVENSDDVGLCLDRALRKKVKMSATLGRHVNDLMLSFYMKTPGGFDVEFGCEGRQVEDESWIARESTAVSLWGHDFSVGMQP; encoded by the coding sequence ATGAGTATTCGTTCACTGGCGTACATGCGCATCGAGGCCACCGACATAGCCGCGTGGCGCGAATACGGTCTCAAGGTGCTCGGCATGGTCGAGGGCAAGGGCACCGACCCGGATGCCCTCTACCTGCGGATGGACGACTTCCCTGCCCGGCTCGTCGTCTTCCCTGGAGAGGCGGACCGGCTGTCGGTGTCGGGCTGGGAGACGGCGAACGCCGCGGAGTTGCAGGAGGTTCGCGACAACCTGTCGGCGGCGGGTGTCGCGTTCAAGGAGGGTACGGCCGAGCAACTGCAGGACCGCAGGGTCGACGAACTGATCACATTCGAGGACCCGTCCGGCAATACGCTCGAGGCGTTTCACGGCGCCGCCCTCGAACACCGCCGCGTGGTCAGCCCGTACGGGCACAAGTTCGTCACCGGTGAGCAGGGCCTCGGGCACGCCGTCCTCTCGACCACCGACGACGAGGCGTCGCTGCGCTTCTACCGCGACGTGCTCGGTTTCCGTCTGCGCGACTCGATGCGGTTGCCGCCGCAGATGGTCGGGCGGCCCGCGGACGGCAAGCCGGCGTGGTTGCGGTTCTTCGGCTGCAATCCGCGGCACCACAGCCTCGCGTTCCTGCCGATGCCCACCCCCAGCGGCATCGTGCACCTCATGATCGAGGTCGAGAATTCCGACGACGTCGGGCTGTGCCTCGACCGCGCGCTCCGCAAGAAGGTCAAGATGTCGGCCACGCTCGGCCGCCACGTCAACGACCTGATGTTGTCGTTCTACATGAAGACGCCCGGCGGCTTCGACGTCGAATTCGGTTGCGAGGGACGTCAGGTGGAGGACGAGAGCTGGATTGCGCGGGAGAGCACGGCGGTCAGCCTGTGGGGTCACGACTTCAGCGTGGGGATGCAGCCGTGA
- a CDS encoding VOC family protein has protein sequence MTGRIVHFEIPFDDGDRARTFYRDAFGWAIAEIPDMDYSMVSTGPVGESGMPDEPGYINGGMMQRGEVTSPVVTVDVESIDAALAKIESLGGKTVTGRTPVGNMGFAAYFTDSEGNVVGLWETAR, from the coding sequence ATGACAGGCCGAATCGTGCATTTCGAGATCCCCTTCGACGACGGCGACCGCGCACGAACGTTCTATCGGGACGCGTTCGGGTGGGCCATCGCCGAGATCCCCGACATGGATTACAGCATGGTCAGCACCGGACCGGTCGGCGAGAGCGGCATGCCCGACGAACCGGGGTACATCAACGGCGGCATGATGCAGCGGGGCGAGGTGACGTCTCCCGTGGTCACCGTGGACGTCGAGAGCATCGACGCCGCCCTCGCGAAGATCGAATCCCTCGGCGGAAAGACCGTCACCGGCAGGACCCCCGTCGGGAACATGGGCTTCGCCGCATACTTCACCGACTCGGAGGGCAACGTCGTCGGGCTGTGGGAGACCGCCCGCTGA
- the dmpG gene encoding 4-hydroxy-2-oxovalerate aldolase, with the protein MSTMVHFDEASAATGNVSASWDIRVTDTSLRDGSHHKRHQFTGDEVRAIVGALDGAGVPVIEVTHGDGLGGSSFNYGFSKVPEQELISIAVDTAKNAKIAFLMLPGLGIKDDIIVAQDNGASICRIATHCTEADVSIQHFGLARDRGLETVGFLMMAHSISPEKLARQARIMADAGCQCVYVVDSAGALVLEQVSDRFEALVQELGADAQVGFHGHENLGLGVANSIAAVRAGAKQIDGSTRRFGAGAGNAPVEAIVGVCDKIGVKTGIDFFAIADAAEDVVRPAMPAECLLDRQALMMGYAGVYSSFLKHAERQAERYGVSSAELLVRAGKRKLVGGQEDQLIDIALELQRERA; encoded by the coding sequence ATGAGCACTATGGTCCATTTCGACGAGGCGAGCGCAGCGACGGGGAATGTGTCAGCCAGCTGGGACATCCGCGTCACCGACACCTCGCTGCGGGACGGTTCGCATCACAAGCGGCACCAATTCACCGGCGACGAGGTCCGGGCCATCGTCGGTGCGCTCGACGGCGCCGGGGTCCCGGTCATCGAGGTGACGCACGGCGACGGACTGGGTGGGTCCTCGTTCAACTACGGATTCTCGAAGGTGCCCGAGCAGGAACTCATCTCCATCGCCGTCGACACGGCGAAGAACGCGAAGATCGCCTTCCTCATGCTGCCGGGCCTCGGCATCAAGGACGACATCATCGTCGCCCAGGACAACGGCGCCTCCATCTGCCGCATCGCCACTCATTGCACCGAGGCGGACGTGTCCATCCAGCACTTCGGCCTGGCCCGCGACCGCGGTCTCGAAACCGTCGGCTTCCTGATGATGGCGCACTCGATCTCACCGGAGAAGCTCGCCCGGCAGGCCCGCATCATGGCCGACGCCGGCTGCCAGTGCGTGTACGTCGTCGACTCCGCGGGCGCCCTCGTACTCGAGCAGGTGTCCGACCGCTTCGAAGCGCTGGTGCAGGAACTCGGCGCCGATGCCCAGGTGGGTTTCCACGGTCACGAGAACCTCGGACTCGGTGTCGCCAACTCGATCGCCGCGGTCCGGGCCGGGGCCAAACAGATCGACGGCAGCACAAGGCGATTCGGTGCCGGCGCCGGAAACGCGCCGGTCGAGGCGATCGTCGGCGTGTGCGACAAGATCGGAGTCAAGACGGGCATCGACTTCTTCGCGATCGCAGACGCTGCAGAGGACGTGGTGCGTCCGGCGATGCCCGCCGAATGCCTCCTCGACCGGCAGGCGCTGATGATGGGATATGCCGGCGTCTACTCGAGCTTCCTCAAGCACGCCGAACGCCAGGCCGAACGGTACGGCGTCTCGTCCGCCGAACTCCTCGTCCGCGCGGGCAAGCGCAAACTCGTCGGCGGCCAGGAGGATCAGCTCATCGACATCGCCCTCGAACTGCAGCGCGAGCGCGCGTGA
- a CDS encoding aminotransferase class III-fold pyridoxal phosphate-dependent enzyme yields MTRLSPLLAQATPVTVDHGEGCYLYGTDGRRYLDFTAGIGVTSTGHCHPHVVEAARRQVGSLIHGQYTTVMHQPMLELVERLGAVLPEGLDSLFFANSGSEAVEAALRLSRQATGRPNVVVFHGGFHGRTVATATMTTSGTRFSAGFSPLMGGVHVAPFPNAYRYGWSEEEATAFALKELDYIFATLTAPNETAAFVVEPVLGEGGYVPGNTTFFQGLRERADKYGILLVIDEIQTGFGRTGKFFGHQHFDVRPDIITIAKGLASGFPLSGIAASEELMAKGWPGSQGGTYGGNAVSCAAAVATLEVIEKEDLVANAAARGIQLLDGARRKAIDGIGDVRGLGLLVGSEFTAADGSADRAKAAAAQQLAAKKGLLLLTCGAHMNVVRMIPPLIVTSEQIEDALTIWSEVLDEV; encoded by the coding sequence GTGACTCGGTTATCTCCACTGCTCGCACAGGCCACACCCGTGACGGTCGATCACGGTGAAGGCTGCTACCTCTACGGCACCGACGGTCGGCGCTATCTCGACTTCACCGCGGGCATCGGCGTCACCAGCACCGGCCACTGCCATCCCCACGTCGTGGAGGCCGCGCGCAGGCAGGTCGGCTCCCTCATCCACGGCCAGTACACGACGGTCATGCACCAGCCGATGCTCGAACTGGTCGAGCGCCTCGGGGCGGTGCTGCCGGAAGGCCTCGATTCGCTGTTCTTCGCGAACTCGGGGAGTGAGGCCGTCGAGGCGGCACTCCGGCTGTCGCGGCAGGCGACCGGCCGCCCCAACGTCGTCGTCTTCCACGGCGGTTTCCACGGACGCACCGTCGCGACGGCGACGATGACCACGTCCGGCACCCGGTTCTCGGCCGGCTTCAGTCCGCTCATGGGCGGCGTGCACGTGGCCCCGTTCCCCAATGCGTACCGCTACGGCTGGTCCGAGGAGGAGGCGACCGCGTTCGCGCTCAAGGAACTCGACTACATCTTCGCGACCCTCACCGCGCCGAACGAGACGGCGGCATTCGTCGTCGAACCCGTCCTCGGCGAGGGCGGGTACGTGCCCGGCAACACCACATTCTTCCAGGGACTCCGCGAGCGCGCGGACAAGTACGGGATCCTGCTCGTCATCGACGAGATCCAGACCGGGTTCGGACGCACCGGCAAGTTCTTCGGCCACCAGCACTTCGACGTCCGGCCCGATATCATCACCATCGCCAAGGGTCTGGCCAGCGGCTTCCCGCTGTCGGGCATCGCGGCGTCCGAGGAACTCATGGCCAAGGGCTGGCCGGGGTCGCAGGGCGGGACGTACGGCGGCAATGCCGTCTCCTGCGCGGCCGCGGTCGCGACGCTCGAGGTCATCGAGAAGGAAGACCTCGTGGCCAATGCCGCCGCCCGCGGCATCCAGTTGCTCGACGGCGCCCGCCGGAAGGCCATCGACGGGATCGGCGACGTCCGGGGCCTCGGACTGCTGGTTGGCAGCGAATTCACCGCCGCCGACGGCAGCGCGGACCGCGCGAAAGCGGCTGCGGCGCAGCAACTGGCCGCGAAGAAGGGGCTGCTGCTGTTGACCTGCGGCGCCCACATGAACGTGGTACGGATGATTCCACCGCTCATCGTCACGTCGGAACAGATCGAGGACGCCCTGACGATCTGGTCGGAAGTGCTCGACGAAGTATGA
- a CDS encoding Rieske 2Fe-2S domain-containing protein, whose product MAQIREIDVGTVQTRFARGWHCLGLTKTFKDGKPHSIEAFGTKLVVFADSKGELKVLDAYCRHMGGDLSQGTVKGDSVACPFHDWRWGGNGKCTSIPYARRVPPIARTRAWLTLEQNGQLFVWNDPEGNPPPENVTIPRIEGAYSDEWTDWTWNSMLIEGSNCREIIDNVVDMAHFFYIHYAFPTYFKNVFEGHIATQYLNTKGRPDVGMATQYGMESLLRSEAAYYGPSYMINPLWNSYGGYEVESVLINCHYPVTNNSFMLQYGVTVKKPTGIDDETADKLAAKFTEGIAEGFLQDVEIWKNKTKIDNPLLCDEDGPVYQLRRWYDQFYVDVADVTDKMTQRFEFEVDTTKANEAWQHEVEENLARQKAERESTEAQV is encoded by the coding sequence ATGGCGCAGATTCGCGAGATCGATGTGGGCACGGTCCAGACCCGTTTCGCGCGTGGGTGGCACTGCCTCGGTTTGACCAAGACGTTCAAGGACGGCAAACCGCATTCGATCGAGGCATTCGGCACCAAACTCGTCGTCTTCGCCGACAGCAAGGGCGAACTGAAGGTCCTGGACGCGTATTGCCGGCACATGGGCGGGGATCTGTCGCAGGGCACGGTGAAGGGCGATTCCGTGGCCTGCCCGTTCCACGACTGGCGCTGGGGCGGCAACGGCAAGTGCACCAGCATCCCCTACGCACGCCGGGTTCCCCCGATCGCCCGCACCCGGGCATGGCTCACCCTCGAGCAGAACGGTCAACTGTTCGTCTGGAACGACCCGGAGGGCAATCCCCCGCCGGAGAACGTGACCATCCCCCGCATCGAGGGCGCGTACAGCGACGAATGGACCGACTGGACCTGGAACTCGATGCTCATCGAGGGGTCCAACTGCCGCGAAATCATCGACAACGTCGTCGACATGGCGCACTTCTTCTACATCCACTACGCGTTCCCGACGTACTTCAAGAACGTCTTCGAAGGCCACATCGCGACGCAGTACCTCAACACGAAAGGTCGCCCCGACGTCGGGATGGCCACGCAGTACGGCATGGAATCGCTGCTGCGCTCCGAGGCCGCGTACTACGGGCCGTCCTACATGATCAATCCGCTGTGGAACAGCTACGGCGGGTACGAGGTCGAAAGCGTCCTCATCAACTGCCACTATCCGGTGACGAACAATTCGTTCATGCTCCAATACGGCGTCACCGTCAAGAAGCCGACCGGCATCGACGACGAAACGGCCGACAAACTGGCCGCGAAGTTCACCGAGGGCATCGCGGAGGGCTTTCTGCAGGACGTCGAGATCTGGAAGAACAAGACCAAGATCGACAACCCCCTGCTCTGCGACGAGGACGGTCCGGTGTACCAGCTGCGACGCTGGTACGACCAGTTCTACGTCGACGTCGCCGACGTCACCGACAAGATGACGCAACGCTTCGAATTCGAGGTCGACACCACCAAGGCCAACGAGGCCTGGCAGCACGAGGTCGAGGAGAACCTGGCCCGGCAGAAGGCCGAACGTGAGAGTACGGAAGCGCAGGTCTGA
- the hsaB gene encoding 3-hydroxy-9,10-secoandrosta-1,3,5(10)-triene-9,17-dione monooxygenase reductase subunit — MSEVSGDGAVAAEAIDPRRFRTVLGQFCTGVTIITTIDDGEPVGFACQSFAALSLEPPLVLFCPTKTSRSWAAIERSGVFCVNVLAEEQQSTCARFGSRDPDKFAGIDWTESPLGSPILTGSLAHIDCSLESVHDGGDHWVVFGRVSSLSEIREERPLLFYRGQYTGIEPDKTVPAPWRDDLEAFLTTSSEDTWL; from the coding sequence GTGAGTGAGGTGTCCGGGGACGGGGCCGTCGCGGCCGAGGCGATCGATCCGCGGCGGTTCCGGACGGTGCTCGGCCAGTTCTGCACCGGTGTCACCATCATCACCACCATCGACGACGGCGAACCGGTGGGGTTCGCGTGTCAGTCGTTCGCAGCGCTGTCGCTCGAACCCCCGCTGGTCCTGTTCTGCCCGACCAAGACGTCGCGGTCGTGGGCGGCGATCGAACGGAGCGGCGTGTTCTGTGTCAATGTTCTTGCGGAAGAACAGCAGTCGACGTGTGCCCGCTTCGGTTCCCGCGACCCGGACAAGTTCGCCGGTATCGACTGGACGGAGTCGCCGCTGGGCTCGCCGATCCTCACCGGTTCGCTCGCCCACATCGACTGCTCGCTCGAGAGCGTGCACGACGGCGGCGATCACTGGGTGGTGTTCGGCCGGGTCTCCTCCCTGAGCGAGATCAGGGAGGAGCGTCCGTTGCTGTTCTACCGCGGCCAGTACACCGGCATCGAACCGGACAAGACGGTGCCCGCGCCGTGGCGCGACGACCTCGAGGCGTTCCTCACGACGTCCTCGGAGGACACCTGGCTCTAG